The Gloeocapsa sp. PCC 73106 DNA segment ACAGCGGTTTTGATGTCTTCGGGTGATGCGATTTCGGCGTTGAGGGATTCTACTCTGACTCCAGCTTTAGTAATACCCAGTGCGATCGCCTGGGCTAAAGTCGCTGTATTACCATATGCTGAAGCGTATATTAAAGCGACGCTCAGTTCTTGCTTCTGTTGATTCTCGCTCCATTCTAAGTAAGCTCTCGTTAACTCTTTTAAACCATAGCGTACCAAAGGACCGTGCCCTGTGGCGTAGATTTTAGCTTCTTTGGTGCTCAGTTTATTCAGAGCAGTAATGACTTGACGCGCCGATGGTGCCATGACACAATCAAAGTAGTAGCGTCGATCTTCTTGGTAGATGGTCCAGCCTTCGTCTAGTACTTGGTCACCACAAACGTGAGCGCCAAACAGCTTATCAGTATAGAGAATCTGGGTTTTAGGATCATAGATACAGAGTTCATCGGGCCAACGGGGTATAGGTGTGGGGATAAATTCTAAATCATGACCTTGACCGATATTTAAATTTTCCTCTGTTTTGATAATTTTAAGGTTTAGAGGTAGATCGGTTAAAGTGTTTTGTAGAGTAATCGCCCCCGGATTCGAACAGATTAAGGTTAATTGAGGTGCTATATTTAGTAAGCTTTTAATAGTAGTGCAGCGATTGAGGTTTACGTGACTGAGAATTAAGTAATCGATGCTTTGAGGGTCAATTCTGTCTTGCAAAGCTTGTAAAAAGATTTCTGTAAACGATTCTCCCGGAGGATTGATTAAAATAGTTTTGTCTGATTCGATTAAAAAGCTATTAGCGGTGGTTCCTTTTTCTAAACCATATTCAATCTCGAATTTTAGTCTATCCCAAGTGCGAGAACGAAAAACCCTCGTATGTTCAGTAATGTACGATACCTGTACGTCTCTAGATTTAGACATGGTTTCCTAATAATCCTTGAGTAATTTTCATTATAATTGAGAAAGTATGACTATCTTGACAGCGCGATCGCTCAAAAAAGACTTTGGTATCAAAGAAATCATCACCGATGGTAATTTTAGCCTCAACGAAGGAGACAAAGTAGGTCTAATTGGTACCAATGGTTCGGGGAAGTCTACTATACTCAAGATTATCGCCGGATTTGAACCCATTAACAGCGGTGAAATTTGGCGCAATGCTAAAGCCCAAATCGCCTATCTTCCCCAACAGCCCGAGGTCAACGAAAATTATACCGTTTTAGAACAAGTTTTCGCCCATAGTAGCGACGAAATGGCTCTAGTGAGAGAATATGAAGCAATATCCATCAAATTAGAGCAGACGTCTCAGCCTCCAGAGGATTTATTAACACAATTATCTCGGATTACCCAACGCATGGAAGCCGCAGGGGCTTGGGAGTTGGAAACTAATGCTAAAATTATTCTCGATAAGTTAGGTATCAAAGATTTAGACGCCAAAGTAGGTAGTCTCTCAGGAGGTTATCGCAAACGGATCGCCCTCGCTTCTGCTTTACTGTCTACACCAGATTTACTGTTAATGGACGAACCTACCAACCATCTCGACGCTTTATCTGTAGAATGGTTGCAAAGTTATCTTAACTCCTATCAAGGTGCACTGTTACTAATCACCCACGATCGCTATTTTTTAGATCGCGTTACCAATCGCATTATCGAAATAGATCGAGGTAATCTCTACACCTACTCTGGTAACTACGCTTATTATCTTGAAAAAAAAGCCGCAGCCACAGAAATGGAAGCTAGTAGCCAGCACAAATTTACTGGCGTATTGCGAAGAGAGTTGCAATGGTTACAAAGAGGTCCCAAAGCACGCAGCACCAAGCAAAAAGCCCGCATTGATCGCATTGGAGAGATGCAAACTCAAGAATTCCAAGCCGATAACGCTAAAGTAGCCATTTCTACCACTACCCGTCGGATTGGCAAAAAAGTTATCGAGTTAGAGCATGTTAGCAAATCCTACGGAGAGAAAACCCTGATTAGAGATTTTAGCTACGTCTTTACTCCCTTTGATCGCGTCGGTATTATTGGGAGTAATGGGGCGGGTAAATCTACTCTGATGGAGATTATGATCGGAAAAGTTGCCCCCGACTCGGGAAACGTAGCGATCGGTTCAACGATTCACATCGGTTATTTCGATCAACATTCCACGACTTTAGCCCAAAATCAAGAGCAAAGAGTGATAGAATATCTCAAAGATGTGGCAGAACTAGTAAAAACCTCCGACGGGAGCATTATCACCGCTTCCCAAATGTTAGAAAGATTTTTATTTCCTCCTAACCAACAATACTCCCCCATTCATAAGCTTTCAGGAGGTGAAAAGCGACGTCTCTTTCTGCTGGAAGTGTTAATGAGGGCGCCCAATGTCCTAATTTTAGATGAACCTACCAACGATTTAGACGTGCAAACCCTAGGAGTATTGGAAGACTATCTAGAAGACTTTCCTGGTTGCGTTATTGTTGTTTCCCACGATCGCTATTTTCTTGATCGCACCGTAGAAACTATCTTTGCTTTTGAATCAGAGGGTAAGTTACGTCAATATCCCGGTAACTATTCGGTTTATCTTGAAATTCAAAAAACAGAAGCAGTAGCAGAAAAACCCACTAAAATCTTTAAAGCTAAGCCACCTAAATCTCAACCCCAGGCGATCGGTAAGCTTTCTTCTAAAGAAAAGCGAGAATACCAGGGGTTAGAAGCCAAAATAGAAGTCCTAGAAGCAGAAAAAGCTAAACTCGAAGACCTACTTTATAATCATCCCCCGGCAGATTTTAATCAAGTACAAACCCTGAGTGAAAACTTAGCCAAACTAGCAGAAGCGATTGAAACGGCTACATTACGCTGGTTAGAATTAGCTGAGAAAGATAGTTAAATAACCATACAGCAATATTTGGTAAGTTTAGGACAAGGGAGACAAGGAAGATTTTTACCCTTTACCCTTTCCCCTGTGCGAGTGCGCTATATCCCATGCTTGATTGTTGAAGAAATTTTAAATTATTCCCTTTTATAACCTCATCGGTGTGACAATTTAAGATAGATAAAAACAAAAAGGAAATCCAGATGAGATATAGTAACTTTTATCCCTTCGGCCTGATAGAAGTGTTGATGCTATCACTAGCTATAGGCTTGTTGCTAGTTTGGGGAATTACCCCACAATGGCCCTATTTGGTGCTTAGTCTTAGTTACGCCCTGGGTGCCTCTTTATCTGTATTAATTCGTAATTCTCTGGCTCCCTACCCACAGAATAAATTAAATCAGATCACAGCGGTAGCAATTATCTTGCTCAGTCTTTGTAGCTTTACCGACTTGTTACGGTATTTTTAAACCACCTTAAGGTGTTAGGTCATATGTCGAACCTAGCACCTTAAAGATCTTTAAGCTTGGTTGCCGCGTCTGTACTGCATATAAGCGGCGAAAAATAAACCAGCAAGGGTAATGGGAATCAATCCTAAAACAATGCCTAATAGCAGTGGTTCAATCACAGTATTTCTCCTTAGTTATGTATAGCAGATCTACGAATTATAGCAGCTTCAGTAACGGATTGGTCCCAAATATTTGGTCAAATAGGGAGAAAAAACTTCATAAATTAGGGTAAGTGGTTGACGAGCGTGCCAAAAAAGATAGTGTCTACCCCAAAAGGGACCGGGCTGAGCAAAAGCTGTAGCCAAAGCAGTAGAGTCGCCGTAGTATATACCTTGGACATCGCGATATAACTCGGTGTGTAAACGAGAAAGACTTTCCCAAATGGGTAAGGAGCGATTTTGTAGATACTCATCCACGAGACTCGCATCCCACCAAGAGGCAGCATAAGCTAATCTTTGACCAGAGGCAGTACGTAGCCAGACTTGTCGCCTTAATCTAGGTCCAGGAACCGCTTGAATTTGACAGGGGGCTTCATCTTCATCCATACCGATATGGGACATATCAATCACGTCTACCTCTGTAGGTTCTCCCGTTAAAAGACGTAAGTGTCTAGTAGGGGACCCGTCTCCTAAGAGTAAGATTTGCCAAGGAGGGGCTAATTGACTATGAGGTAATCCTGTCTGGACTATTTCCTCACCGCCTTTCCAGATCAGGTCAAGAGAGTTCCATTGTTTTAGTGATCTGTTCAAAGTTAGTTACAAAACTTAATAATTTCTCCAATTTCAATCATAAACAATTTTGAGCAAATTTGTCGGAACTTCTAGTAAAAAACACGGTGATGTAGGCTAGGCATTTGGGTGCGCACTTGTTCCAGTCGTTCGGGCTTGATGGGGGCGATCGCCACTCCAGGTAAAGTCCCGGCGTCGGCCAAAACAGTTCCCCATGGGTCAATAATCATGGCATGACCGTGGGTATAGCGTCGTTCATAGTGATTACCCGTTTGCGCAGGAGCGATGACATAACAAGTATTTTCAATAGCTCTAGCCTGTAATAGTACCTGCCAATGGTCTTTACCCGTATAGGCGGTAAAAGCTGCCGGAATAAACAAAACTTCGGCCCCTTTGGTAGCTAGATCGCGATAAAGCTCAGGAAAACGTACATCGTAGCAAATAGATATCCCGATATTTCCCAACTTATCTGAATGATATAGGGGTGGGAAATCTTTGCCTGCCATCACCGTACTCGATTCTTGATAATTATTTTCATCGGGTATATTGACATCGAAGAGATGAGCTTTATGATAACGAGTGAGTTCGTTGCCATCGGGAGCGACTAAGACAGCGCTGTTATAAGCTTTATTACTTCCATCGGCGACGGGTGTAGGAAATCCTCCTCCTAAAATAGTCACTTGAAAACGTTGCGCCATAGTCTTAAGAAACTTTTCGGTAGCTGTAGCGATTTCTGGAGCTAGGGCTAGCTTATCCCTGTCCTTGCCTAAAAAAGCGAAATTTTCGGGTAAACCGACTAATTCTGCCCCTTGGCGTACGGCCAATTCAATCAAATCCTCAGCCTCTAGCAAGTTTTTAGCTAGATCAGGCTTACTCGTCATTTGGATAGCAGCAGCAAGATAATGTTTCATCAATACTAGAAAATATCGTAAGTTTTTGAGTACAAAATTATGGAACAATCAGCACCGGACAAGGAGAAAGATTAATCACACGGTTGGCGACGCTTTCCGATACACCCTGTTCAGTCAAACCTAGACCTCTTGAACCCATAATAATCAAATCTGCATCTGTCTCGTCAGCCACATCACAAATAGTAAAAGAAGGAACCCCCTGCTTTTCCAATACCTCAGCTTTAATTCCTTGCTGCTCAAATAGAGTTTGAGCTTCTAGGAGTAATTGGGATACTGCAGTAGGTGAGGTCATAAATTCATGACTGGGGCTGGAAATTTCTCCTTCTTTGACCGGTTCAACCACCGACAGTATGATTAAACGACTATGATAAGTCTTGGCTAGGTTAGCTACTGTTTTGGCAGCTTCGCGAGCTTCTCGACTGTGATCGATGGGGAAGAGAATTGTGTTAAACATCGTGTCCCTTATTTATAATACACCAGTTTAGTCAATATTCTGACCCAATCATATTACTAAATTTCTGAAAGTTTCAACGTGTTAAAATAATCTATCTTTCGCTAAATTAAAAGTGATTACTCTTATCAGAGCTTAATTTATGAATTTTGACCATTTCCCAGTAATTGGACCAGAAGAATTAACCAGACTAGGATTTAGACTAGTTAACCCCCTTAATCGTAACCTGTCTGAACCCCAGTTAATTGCTACGGGTCCGTCTCCTGAGCAATTGTCTCTGATACTCCCCAATAATCTCATCGCTGCCGATACTACCAATACAGACCAAATCTGGACAGGGGGTAGTAGGGGTCTCAATCTCACCGGTACAGGTGTGACCGTTGGCGTTTGGGATGGAGGGGCTGTACGTGGTACGCACCAAGAATTAAATGGGAGAGTCAGCAGTGGCGATGGTATAAGCACTTTAGATAATCATGCTACTCACGTAGCTGGTACGATTGGAGCCGCAGGAGTAGTCAACGCAGCTAGGGGTATGGCTAGTCGGGTTCAGATTCGCAGTTATAGCTGGAATAACGATTTAGCAGAGATGAGTGCAGCTCCTGCTAATCTATCTCTTTCTAATCACTCCTATGGCTATGTTAGCGGTTGGGAGACGAGAATCGACTGGGAGGGTGTTGGCTCCGTTGATACTTGGGTGGGAGACAGATCTGTATATAGCGTGGAGGATCCTAGCTTTGGCAAATACTCCAGCTTTTCTAGAAACCTGGACCAAGTATTATTCGACAATCCCAATCTTCTCAGTGTTTGGGCCGCTAGCAACGATCGCAGTAATCGCTATTTGAACCTCAATGGTACCAATCAATACTACACTTATCTTTCAAGAGGTCCTAATGGTGCCGGTTGGTATTTAGTTCCTACATCTACTTATGGGGCGCCCCCTGGAGATGGCAACAACGCCACAGGATATGACAGTCTCCCCAGTGATGGACAAGTAGCTAAAAACAATCTGGTGGTAGGCGCTATCAACGATATTACCGCCGATCCTTTCACCAAGAACAATGTTTCCATGTCAGCCTTCTCCAGTTGGGGACCTACCGATGATGGCAGAGTCAAACCCGACATAGTCGCTAATGGGGTTGGTCTTTACTCTTCAGTGGCGAGCGCTGACAACGCCTATAATACTTTGTCGGGAACTTCTATGGCGGCACCCAACGCTACGGGGACACTCGCTCTGTTAACCCAACACTATCGCGATCTCTTTGGCGTGACTCCTCCCAGCGCTACCTTAAAGGGAACGGTAATTCACACTGCTGTGGACGCGGGTAATATTGGACCCGATTATGTTTATGGTTGGGGGGTTATCGATGGAGCCAACGCTGCTCAATTTCTGAGCGATGCTACAAATGATTCTTCTGGTAATCAAGTGATTCAGGGTACTTATAACGGTTCTGCTCTGACTTACAGTATTAATGCTAGTCCGGGTACTCCTGTCAAAGCTACCTTAGTTTGGACTGATCCGGCAGGAAATCCCCAAGCTGATGGCTTAGACGTCACTAGCCGTACTCTCGTGCGAGATTTAGACTTGAGGATCACTGGTGATGGTACGACTTATTATCCTTGGACTCTTAATCCCGGTAATCCCAGTAGTGCGGCTGTGAGAACCACACGTAACAGTGTAGACAATGTGGAACAAGTTTTAATCGATAATCCCGCTTCTGGTGAATACAATATTAGAGTAAGCCATACGGGTAATTCTTTTCGCAATCAAAACTTCTCCTTACTAATCAGTGGTGGCTCAAACAGTAGTCCAGCCAATACAATTACCGAAAGCAACACCAGAGCAATAAATATTGCTGATAATAACAAAGCGAATCCCTATCCTTCAGAAATAAGGATTGCAGGAGTTACTGGTACTGTCGCTCAAGTCATCGTTACGCTTAAAGGTATCAGTCACACTTACCCCGATGATCTCGATATCTTACTCATAGGACCTAACCGAAAAAAGGTACTGTTAATGTCTGACGTCGGAGGAGAAACGGATATTGATAACGTTAATTTGACCTTTGATCAAAACGCCAATAATACTCTTTCCGATAATGGTCAAATCTTGAGTGGGACCTATCGCCCCAGTAACGTTGATACTAACACTGACGCGCTTCCTTCTGTCCCTAGGGGTATCCAGGGGAATAATTTAGAGGTATTTAATGGGATTAGTCCTAATGGTGCTTGGAATTTGTACGTTAGAGATGATAAGAGAAATGATCTCGGTGCGATCGCTCTAGGTTGGGAGTTATCTATTCAAACCGCTTAACTCTGGAAAAGTTGTTGAGCATTGGTGACGCTTTTAGGGTACAAAATTAATTGACTACCGTTTCAAGTAAAAATTTAGGAGGGATAGGCTGTGTCTAAGAAAACCATAGCAAATTTATCAGAGGCTGATTTAGCGGGCAAAAAAGTGCTTGTAAGAGCCGATTTCAACGTTCCCTTAGATGATAATCGGCAAATTACCGATGATACCCGTATTCGCGCAGCACTACCCACGATTGAATACTTACGTGAAAAAGGCGCTAAGGTAATCTTGTGCAGCCACTTCGGTCGTCCTCAAGGACAAGTTAAAGAAAGTATGCGTTTAACTCCTGTCGCTAAACGTCTTTCTGAATTACTAGGAATAGATGTCATGCGTTGTGACGACTGTATCGGCGAGACAGTAATCGCTCAATTGGCTAAGCTCGAAAATGGTCAAGTAGCACTCTTAGAAAACGTACGCTTTTACGCTGAAGAAGAAGAAAATGACCCTGAATTTGCCCAAAAATTAGCAGCAAATGCCGATTTGTACGTTAACGATGCTTTTGGGACAGCTCACCGCGCTCACGCTTCTACAGAAGGAGTTACTCGTTATTTAAGACCTAGCGTCGCGGGTTATTTGATTGAAAAAGAACTCAATTATCTTCAAAGTGCGATTGAAAGCCCTCAACGTCCCCTAGCTGCTATTATCGGTGGTTCCAAAGTTTCTTCAAAAATTGGCGTTATTGAAGCTTTACTGGAAAAGTGCGATAAGTTGCTCATTGGTGGCGGTATGATTTTTACCTTTTATAAAGCGCGTGGCTTAAACGTGGGTAAATCTCTGGTGGAAGAAGATAAACTAGAACTCGCTAAATCCCTAGAAGCTAAAGCCAAGGAAAAAAATGTAGCTCTACTATTACCCACCGACGTAGTTATAGCTGATAAATTTGCAGCAGATGCTAACTCCCAAACCGTCAGCATTGAAAATATTCCTGATGGCTGGATGGGATTAGATATTGGTCCTGATTCGATTAAATTATTCCAAGAAGCTTTATCAGATTGTAAAACAATCGTCTGGAATGGTCCTATGGGAGTATTTGAATTCGAGCAGTTTGCTGCAGGAACAGAAGCGATCGCTCTTTCTCTAGCTGATTTAACTAAGCAAGGCGCCACTACTATCATCGGTGGGGGTGATTCAGTAGCCGCAGTAGAACAAGTAGGCGTGGCTGAAAAAATGAGTCATATTTCCACAGGGGGTGGCGCTAGCTTAGAACTACTTGAGGGTAAAGAATTACCCGGTATCATCGCTCTAGACAACGCCTAAAAACTTGTCAATTTCTCAAAAGCAAATTAAAATGTAAATAGTAATTCACTGCGACGTTGGTGACTGCCAATATAGTTTGTTGATCTATGCTTGACTGATAAGGGAGCTTTAGTTTTCGTGGCAGTAGACCAGGCTTGTACCTGGAAACTTTTAAACTGGAAACATTGGCACCCACCTGGGGATAACTCAGGTCATAAACTGAGGTAAAACGGCGTTGCGGTGGATCTTAAAGCAATATTCGGTAAGTTTAGGGCAAGTGAAACCGCGCTTAATAATTATATAGCCACCCTTCCCCCTTTCCCCTGCGCGTAGCGCTATAATTGTTAAGCTTTCAAGACATAAAAGGTATACAGCAATACAGGGTTCCGAGTATAATTAGCTAACACAACAAAACTAGCTAAATGTGGAGTTTGAAATTGCCACAACTCCTGACCAAGGAATCGAAAGTATTGTTTCCCGCTAATATTTTTCAACTAAGTAACGGATTGACTCTGATCCATCAATATATCCCAGCAACAAGCGTAGCAGTAGCAGACGTGTGGGTAAGAGCGGGATCTAAAATTGAGCCGCCATCATGGTTGGGAATGGCTCATTTTCTAGAACATATGATTTTCAAAGGAACAAAAAACATCGCTCCTGGAGAATTCGACTACAGAATCGAAAATACAGGAGGTATTACTAACGCCGCAACGAGCCATGACTACACGCATTTTTTCCTCTCAACGGCGGCTACACAGCTCCAAAACACTTTACCATACTTAGCCGAAATTCTGCTACAAGCGGCTATCCCCGATGAAGAATTTTATCGTGAAAGAGACGTAGTATTCGAGGAAATTCGTCAATGCCATGACGATCCTAATTGGATTGGTTTTCAGTCTCTGTGTGAAACTATCTATCAATTTCATCCCTACGGACGTTCAATTTTAGGAGAAGCAGAAATTTTAGAGCAACATACTCCTAATCAAATGCGTTGCTTTCACAAAACCCATTACCAACCAGAAAAGATGACCGTAGTCATTACTGGTGGAATAGAGCAAGAGTCAGCTCTCAAGTTGGTCAGTAATTGTTTCCGAGAGTTTAGCATACCCTCAGAATGTCCGCCAAGCAATATCGAAGCCGAACCACCAATTTTAGGTATTCGTCGTAGTGAAATCTATCTACCGAGAATTCAACAAGCGCGTTTAGCTATGGGTTGGATTGGACCAAGTATAGCGGAATACTCAGACGCATTAGCTTTAGATTTAATTTCCGTAATTCTAGCGGGAGGGCGATCGTCTCGTTTAGTAGTTAAATTAAGGGAAGAACAACGCTTAGTTTCAGACATTGCTGGGGAATTTTCCTTGCAACAAGATTCTAGCTTGTTTACGATTAGTGCTTGGTTAAATTCAGAATGTGTAGAAACAGTAGAAAAAGCTATCTGTAGGGAAATTGAGCTGATACAACAAGAGCAGGTAAGCGAGTTGGAATTAGCCAGAAATAAACGGATTTTGTGCAACGATTATCTATTTTCTACGGAAACTCCAATTCAACTAGCGGGTTTGTACGGCTACTATCAAACTCTAGCAAGAGCCGAACTGTCTTTGAGTTATCCATCGGTAATCCAAAGCTTAACAGTAAAAGATTTGCAACGGGTAACTCAGCAATACTTATCGAGTGAGCATTATGCCATAACGATACTCTATCCCAGAGGAAATGTTGAGAATTGTTGAAAGATAACTTTTGAGAAGCGAACGTGTTAACCTGTATGAAGTTGGGTAGTTTTTAAGATTAAGTTTAATAAAACAGGGGATTATGAATCAGCAATTTGCTCAGACACCAGATCAAATACTCGCACAAGAAATGAGTGAGTACGTAGCTGAGTTGCAAGTACATATGAGTCTACAAGCACGTAATCTAGTTCCTCGTCTCAAACAGACGAATGACAGTCGAGAACAATTTTTACAAGACACTCAAGCGCACCTGGAAAAGTTTGTCTCGCGTCAAAGACTGAGTTGAAATCTAGTATGCAGCAAGTTTCTGTCAAAGCGGATAATACAGTAGCCCTAGACGTAAGAGGGATGAAGTGCGCGGGGTGCGTTAAAGCGGTGGAGCGTCAACTGATGCAAAACCCAGGGGTAATCTCCGCTAGTGTCAATCTAGTCACCGAAGTAGCAGTAGTGGCTTACCTTCCTGAAGTAATTCATCCGGAAACTTTGGCAGAAAACTTGAGTAACCGAGGTTTTGAGAGTCAAATTCGTACCAGCCAATCGGCAAGAATCACCGCAGACGTTGATTTTCTAGAAAGAAAAAAACAAGAAAGTCAACAGCAATTAGGAGAACTAATTACCGCGGCGGTTTTACTATTATTTTCCACTTTCGGACATCTCAAGCATCTCGGGGGAATTCATTTACCCTTGGTACAGACGATCGCCTTTCATTGGGGTTTAGCGACTCTAGCTTTATTAATTCCCGGTAGAGCGCTCATCCAAGACGGTATGAGAAACTTATGGTACCGTAGCCCTAATATGAATACTCTAGTGGCATTGGGGACTCTAAGTGCTTATTTTGCCAGTTGCGTCGCCCTGTTATTCCCTCAACTAAACTGGGAATGCTTCTTCGATGAACCAGTGATGTTGCTGGGTTTTATTTTTTTGGGACGCACCCTAGAAGCTAAAGCGAGAACCAGAGCGTTTCGGGCTTTATCTAGTTTAATCGCTCTGCAACCGGAAGTAGCCTATTTAATTGGGGACCTCAACTCAGAAAATGGGATTAAAATTCCAGTAGAGCAAGTGCGCGTGGGGGAATGGGTGCGCGTATTACCCGGGGACAAAATACCCATAGATGGGGAAATAATCCAGGGTGAGACTAGCGTAGATGAGTCGATGCTGACAGGAGAATCTATACCAGTGGCGAAAAAAGTAGGTGATGAGGTAAAAGCTGGGACGATCAATCAATCTGGCGCGATCGCAATTAAAGTTACACGCATCGGGAATCAAACTACTCTCGCTCAAATTATCGCTCTGGTAGAAACAGCTCAAATGCAAAAAGCACCAGTGCAAAAATTAGCGGATACCGTAGCGGGTTACTTTGCTTACGGGGTGATGGCGATCGCTCTGGTAACTTTTATTAC contains these protein-coding regions:
- the petG gene encoding cytochrome b6-f complex subunit V, translated to MIEPLLLGIVLGLIPITLAGLFFAAYMQYRRGNQA
- a CDS encoding universal stress protein, giving the protein MFNTILFPIDHSREAREAAKTVANLAKTYHSRLIILSVVEPVKEGEISSPSHEFMTSPTAVSQLLLEAQTLFEQQGIKAEVLEKQGVPSFTICDVADETDADLIIMGSRGLGLTEQGVSESVANRVINLSPCPVLIVP
- a CDS encoding carbon-nitrogen hydrolase family protein translates to MKHYLAAAIQMTSKPDLAKNLLEAEDLIELAVRQGAELVGLPENFAFLGKDRDKLALAPEIATATEKFLKTMAQRFQVTILGGGFPTPVADGSNKAYNSAVLVAPDGNELTRYHKAHLFDVNIPDENNYQESSTVMAGKDFPPLYHSDKLGNIGISICYDVRFPELYRDLATKGAEVLFIPAAFTAYTGKDHWQVLLQARAIENTCYVIAPAQTGNHYERRYTHGHAMIIDPWGTVLADAGTLPGVAIAPIKPERLEQVRTQMPSLHHRVFY
- a CDS encoding chorismate lyase, whose translation is MNRSLKQWNSLDLIWKGGEEIVQTGLPHSQLAPPWQILLLGDGSPTRHLRLLTGEPTEVDVIDMSHIGMDEDEAPCQIQAVPGPRLRRQVWLRTASGQRLAYAASWWDASLVDEYLQNRSLPIWESLSRLHTELYRDVQGIYYGDSTALATAFAQPGPFWGRHYLFWHARQPLTLIYEVFSPYLTKYLGPIRY
- a CDS encoding diflavin flavoprotein, whose product is MSKSRDVQVSYITEHTRVFRSRTWDRLKFEIEYGLEKGTTANSFLIESDKTILINPPGESFTEIFLQALQDRIDPQSIDYLILSHVNLNRCTTIKSLLNIAPQLTLICSNPGAITLQNTLTDLPLNLKIIKTEENLNIGQGHDLEFIPTPIPRWPDELCIYDPKTQILYTDKLFGAHVCGDQVLDEGWTIYQEDRRYYFDCVMAPSARQVITALNKLSTKEAKIYATGHGPLVRYGLKELTRAYLEWSENQQKQELSVALIYASAYGNTATLAQAIALGITKAGVRVESLNAEIASPEDIKTAVTQAEGFIFGSPTLGGHPPTQIQTALGITLATASKNKLTGVFGSYGWSGEAIDILEGKLRDGGYRFGIDTIRVKFKPTEVVLKSCEEAGTDFAQALKKQLKASKPKPSVNASLADRTQQALGRVVGSLCVVTTVNGEVKGGMLASWVSQATFNPPGLTIAVAKERAIESLLYSGSVFVLNVLEQGKHLGLMKHFLKPFAPGEDRFEGVDMAIAPNGCPILQDALAYVECTVSQRLECGDHWLIYAIAQTGKVFNTEGLTAVHHRQSGNHY
- the pgk gene encoding phosphoglycerate kinase; this encodes MSKKTIANLSEADLAGKKVLVRADFNVPLDDNRQITDDTRIRAALPTIEYLREKGAKVILCSHFGRPQGQVKESMRLTPVAKRLSELLGIDVMRCDDCIGETVIAQLAKLENGQVALLENVRFYAEEEENDPEFAQKLAANADLYVNDAFGTAHRAHASTEGVTRYLRPSVAGYLIEKELNYLQSAIESPQRPLAAIIGGSKVSSKIGVIEALLEKCDKLLIGGGMIFTFYKARGLNVGKSLVEEDKLELAKSLEAKAKEKNVALLLPTDVVIADKFAADANSQTVSIENIPDGWMGLDIGPDSIKLFQEALSDCKTIVWNGPMGVFEFEQFAAGTEAIALSLADLTKQGATTIIGGGDSVAAVEQVGVAEKMSHISTGGGASLELLEGKELPGIIALDNA
- a CDS encoding ABC-F family ATP-binding cassette domain-containing protein, translated to MTILTARSLKKDFGIKEIITDGNFSLNEGDKVGLIGTNGSGKSTILKIIAGFEPINSGEIWRNAKAQIAYLPQQPEVNENYTVLEQVFAHSSDEMALVREYEAISIKLEQTSQPPEDLLTQLSRITQRMEAAGAWELETNAKIILDKLGIKDLDAKVGSLSGGYRKRIALASALLSTPDLLLMDEPTNHLDALSVEWLQSYLNSYQGALLLITHDRYFLDRVTNRIIEIDRGNLYTYSGNYAYYLEKKAAATEMEASSQHKFTGVLRRELQWLQRGPKARSTKQKARIDRIGEMQTQEFQADNAKVAISTTTRRIGKKVIELEHVSKSYGEKTLIRDFSYVFTPFDRVGIIGSNGAGKSTLMEIMIGKVAPDSGNVAIGSTIHIGYFDQHSTTLAQNQEQRVIEYLKDVAELVKTSDGSIITASQMLERFLFPPNQQYSPIHKLSGGEKRRLFLLEVLMRAPNVLILDEPTNDLDVQTLGVLEDYLEDFPGCVIVVSHDRYFLDRTVETIFAFESEGKLRQYPGNYSVYLEIQKTEAVAEKPTKIFKAKPPKSQPQAIGKLSSKEKREYQGLEAKIEVLEAEKAKLEDLLYNHPPADFNQVQTLSENLAKLAEAIETATLRWLELAEKDS
- a CDS encoding S8 family serine peptidase, yielding MNFDHFPVIGPEELTRLGFRLVNPLNRNLSEPQLIATGPSPEQLSLILPNNLIAADTTNTDQIWTGGSRGLNLTGTGVTVGVWDGGAVRGTHQELNGRVSSGDGISTLDNHATHVAGTIGAAGVVNAARGMASRVQIRSYSWNNDLAEMSAAPANLSLSNHSYGYVSGWETRIDWEGVGSVDTWVGDRSVYSVEDPSFGKYSSFSRNLDQVLFDNPNLLSVWAASNDRSNRYLNLNGTNQYYTYLSRGPNGAGWYLVPTSTYGAPPGDGNNATGYDSLPSDGQVAKNNLVVGAINDITADPFTKNNVSMSAFSSWGPTDDGRVKPDIVANGVGLYSSVASADNAYNTLSGTSMAAPNATGTLALLTQHYRDLFGVTPPSATLKGTVIHTAVDAGNIGPDYVYGWGVIDGANAAQFLSDATNDSSGNQVIQGTYNGSALTYSINASPGTPVKATLVWTDPAGNPQADGLDVTSRTLVRDLDLRITGDGTTYYPWTLNPGNPSSAAVRTTRNSVDNVEQVLIDNPASGEYNIRVSHTGNSFRNQNFSLLISGGSNSSPANTITESNTRAINIADNNKANPYPSEIRIAGVTGTVAQVIVTLKGISHTYPDDLDILLIGPNRKKVLLMSDVGGETDIDNVNLTFDQNANNTLSDNGQILSGTYRPSNVDTNTDALPSVPRGIQGNNLEVFNGISPNGAWNLYVRDDKRNDLGAIALGWELSIQTA